Genomic window (Achromobacter sp. B7):
CCGACTGGCTGGTGCTTGCCTGCCCGCTGACGCCGGCCACGCGTGGGCTGATCGACCAGCAGGCGTTGGCCGCCCTGCCCGCGCACGCGTCGGTCGTCAACGTGGCGCGCGGCCACGTCATTGATGAAGCGGCCTTGATCGACGCCTTGTCGGCGCGCCGACTGGGCGGCGCGTTCCTGGACGTGTTCCAGCAAGAACCGCTGCCGCCGGAGTCCCCGCTATGGGGTTTGGACAACGTCATCGTGACGCCGCACAGCGCGGGTTTCTCGAACGGCAATCGCGCGCGCGTGCGCGGCCTGTTCGTGGACAACCTGCGCCGTTGGGCGCGCGCAGAACCGCTGGCCAACCGTCTGGTGGGCTGACGCCGCCGCGTCCGCCAGCCTGCCGACGCCCCGCCCGGCGTTCGAACTGTCCCCTTCAGTGGTGCGTCATGCACCAAAATGGTTCACGCGCGGCACCAGCGCGAGGCCGCCGCGCGCGCCGCCCAGGGCTAACCCCACCCCGGCAAACCTGGCACGGGTTTTGCTTGATGACTGGTATGCAAGCTTGTCTACAAGGCAAGCGTCGCAACACCTTTCACAGCAAGCCCTCCAGGAGCCTTCATGATCAACCGCAATGCGCCTTTCGCCTTCAACGCCACCCGCCGCCGCCTGATCCAGGGCGCTGCCCTGGGCGCCGCGACGCTGGCCGCGCCCGCGCTGGTGCGCGCCCAGTCGGGCCCGGTGATCCGCATCGGCTTCTGGCCGGTGGCCGCCGGCCTGCCGTTCTACGCGGCCGTCGAAAAAGGCTACTTCAAGGAAGCGGGCCTGAATGTCGAGCCGCTGAAGTTCGCGGGCGCGCAGCAGGTCATGGAAGCCATGCTGGCCGGTCGCGCGGACGGTAGCGCCAACGGTACCGGCTCGGCCAACCTGGCCATCGGCGAAATCGCCTCGCCCGGCTTGTTCAAGATTTTTGCGTCCAACCCCAGCAACGCCAAGAACGTGCTGGATGAGTTCATCGTCGCGAAAGATAGTCCCATCAAATCCATAGCAGACCTCAAGGGGAAAAAGGTCGGATCTGGACCCGGCATCCAGAACGCCACGCTGGCCAAAGCAGTACTGGAGCGCGCCGGCGCAACCGGAGCAACCGTGGTCGAGTTGGCAATCAGCCAGCACGTGGCCGCGGTTGCCGCCGGCCAGTTGGATGCGTGCTACACGCTGGAACCCACGGGCACGGTGGGCCGCTTGAACGGCACCACGCGCGTGCTGGAAACAGGCGTGATCGCCAAGTACGTGCTGGGCGATCCGATGGCGCCGTGGTTTGGCGGGTCGGCTTCGCTGACCACCGCGTTCCTGAAAAAGCATCCGGAAGAAAGCAAGAAATTCATCGCGGCCTACGCGCGCGGCATCGAACTGATCCGCACCAAGCCGGCCGAGGCGCGCCCCTTCATGAAGGGCTACACCGCCATCGAAGGCCCCATGACCGAAGAAGTGCCGCTGGCCGCCTACACGCTCTACAACGAGTTCACGCCCAGCGACATCCAGTACTTCCAGAAGTTCTTCGACCTGTTCACCGAGAAGGGCATCTTCGCGCAAAAGGTCGACGTGTCGACCATGCTTTACAAGGGCTGACCCATGACAGCCACGACCGCGACTTCCGCAACCTCAACCGTGCCCGCAAGCGCGACCGCGACCGCGACAAAGGCACCGACCTCCATGACCACCCCCTCCGCCCCCACCAGGCAGCCGCCGCGCAAGTTCAACGGCGCACGCTTTCTGCCGCTGATCGGCCCCCTGGCGCTTTTCGTGATCTGGGACCTGGTGGTGCGACTGCAACTGGTCAGCCCCGTGCTGCTGCCCACGCCCAGCGCCACCATCGTGGCCTTGGTCAAGGGGCTGGCCGGCGGGCCGCTGCTGTGGGACTTCCTGTCGTCGCTGAACCGCACGCTGCAAGCCTTCGTGATCGCCGGCGTCATCGGCGTGCCGCTGGGCGTGCTGCTGGGCAGCAATGAAAAGGCGTATCGCAGCGTGGAGTTCCTGGTGGACTTCTTTCGGTCGACGCCGTCGTCCGCGCTGATCCCGCTGTTCCTGATGATCTTTGGCGTCACCGACATGAACAAGATCGCCATCGCCGCGTTCGCCGCCGTGCTGGTGATTCTGTTCAACAGTGCCTATGGCGTCATCAACGCACGCAAGCAGCGCGTGATGGCGGCCCGCGTGATGGGCGCATCGCGCTGGCAGATCTTCAAGGACGTGCTGATCTGGGAAAGCCTGCAACCCACGTTCGTCGGCCTGCGCAGCGGCGTGTCGATGGCGCTGGTGATCGTGATCGTGGCGGAAATGTTCATCGGGTCCGACAGCGGCCTGGGCAATCGCATCATCAACGCGCAGCAGGTGCTGAACGTGCGCGAGATGTACGCGGCCATCCTGGCGGCCGGCGCGTTGGGCTATGTGCTGAACATTATTTTTCTTGTGCTGGAAAAGCGCGTGGTCCATTGGAGCGGCCGATAAATGTCCACCGTCATCAACCCCATCATCGCCCCTGCCCCCGCCGCCGCGCCGTTCGCGCCCGGCCCCTTGGGCACGCACATCACCATCCGTGGCCTGACCAAGTACTTCGCGGGCTGGCCGCTATACGAAGACTTCAACCTGGACATCCCCAAGGGCAAGATCGTGTCGGTCTTCGGCCCCAACGGCTGCGGCAAGTCCACGCTGATCAACATGATCGCGGGCCTCATTCCCATCGATTCAGGCGAGATCCTGTTCGACGGAAAGTCCCTGGCGCAAACCAAGATCGGCTACGTATTCCAGAACTACCGCGAAGCCATGTTCCCGTGGCTGCGCACCATTGACAACATTGCCTACCCGCTGCGTCTGGAAGGCCGCAGCAAGGCCGAAGTGGATGCGCGCGTGGAAGAGCTGGTCGCCTCGTTCGACGTCAAGTTCGACCTCAAGCGCTACCCGTACGAACTCAGTGGCGGGCAGCAGCAGACGGCGTCCATCATGCGCGCGCTGGCCCCCGGACCCGAGGTGCTGTTTCTTGACGAACCCTTCTCTGCGCTGGACTTCGAGATGACGCTGTTCATCCGCGAAAAGCTGCAAGAAGTGTTTCTGCAAACGGGCACCACGATGTTGCTGGTGTCGCACGATCTGGAAGAAGCCGTGTACCTGGCTGACCAAGTGCTGCTGCTGACCAAGCGCCCCACCCGCGTGGCCGAGATCCTGGACTACACGGACGCCCGCCCGCGCACGGTGGATACGCTGTCCGAGCCCAGCTTTATTCAGATGAAGAAACTGAGCCTGGAGATTTTCCAGCGCGAGGTGCGCCGGTAAGCCGGTCACCACCGCGACTGCGCAGGCAAACATCTTCAGCCCCCCCCCAACGCGTCTATCGGAGCATCCGCCATGACCCAGGAAACCATCGACCACTATGTGCGCAGCGCCTTGGCGCTGTCGGGCTACGCCTTGCGCGAGGCCGCCACGGCCGAAGT
Coding sequences:
- a CDS encoding ABC transporter ATP-binding protein, whose product is MSTVINPIIAPAPAAAPFAPGPLGTHITIRGLTKYFAGWPLYEDFNLDIPKGKIVSVFGPNGCGKSTLINMIAGLIPIDSGEILFDGKSLAQTKIGYVFQNYREAMFPWLRTIDNIAYPLRLEGRSKAEVDARVEELVASFDVKFDLKRYPYELSGGQQQTASIMRALAPGPEVLFLDEPFSALDFEMTLFIREKLQEVFLQTGTTMLLVSHDLEEAVYLADQVLLLTKRPTRVAEILDYTDARPRTVDTLSEPSFIQMKKLSLEIFQREVRR
- a CDS encoding ABC transporter substrate-binding protein, with the translated sequence MINRNAPFAFNATRRRLIQGAALGAATLAAPALVRAQSGPVIRIGFWPVAAGLPFYAAVEKGYFKEAGLNVEPLKFAGAQQVMEAMLAGRADGSANGTGSANLAIGEIASPGLFKIFASNPSNAKNVLDEFIVAKDSPIKSIADLKGKKVGSGPGIQNATLAKAVLERAGATGATVVELAISQHVAAVAAGQLDACYTLEPTGTVGRLNGTTRVLETGVIAKYVLGDPMAPWFGGSASLTTAFLKKHPEESKKFIAAYARGIELIRTKPAEARPFMKGYTAIEGPMTEEVPLAAYTLYNEFTPSDIQYFQKFFDLFTEKGIFAQKVDVSTMLYKG
- a CDS encoding ABC transporter permease; amino-acid sequence: MTTPSAPTRQPPRKFNGARFLPLIGPLALFVIWDLVVRLQLVSPVLLPTPSATIVALVKGLAGGPLLWDFLSSLNRTLQAFVIAGVIGVPLGVLLGSNEKAYRSVEFLVDFFRSTPSSALIPLFLMIFGVTDMNKIAIAAFAAVLVILFNSAYGVINARKQRVMAARVMGASRWQIFKDVLIWESLQPTFVGLRSGVSMALVIVIVAEMFIGSDSGLGNRIINAQQVLNVREMYAAILAAGALGYVLNIIFLVLEKRVVHWSGR